In Juglans regia cultivar Chandler chromosome 5, Walnut 2.0, whole genome shotgun sequence, the following are encoded in one genomic region:
- the LOC108983205 gene encoding protein SMAX1-LIKE 6-like encodes MPTPVSAARQCLTEEAARALEDAVAVARRRSHAQTTSLHAVSALLALPSSTLREACARTRTGAYSPRLQYRALELSVGVSLDRLPSSSKALDEPPVSNSLMAAIKRSQANQRRHPESFHLHHQIVHGQQQTTSLLKVELKHFILSILDDPIVSRVLGEAGFRSCDLKLAIIHPPVSRFSRTRFPPVFLCNLTDSDPGRRSFSLEVSGDENSKRIGQVLLKKSGKNPLLVGVCANDALRSFTECINKGKGSALPSELAGLCVISAEKEISGFVNGGVSEDKMGSKFKELGNAVEQSSGPGIIVNFGDLKELIEDGASGEAVGFVVSQLTRLLVLNCEKLWLMGAAGTYETYLKLLGRFPSIEKDWDLHPLPITSLPLKSGLMGSFVPFGGFFSTTSDFQLPLSRINQSFTRCKLCTENYEREAAVVQKGGSTISVVDQCSESVPWLRMAELDTGKGVDVTKTKDDPATLNANILGLQKKWNDICQRLHQGQPKLDISHASSQVPSTQGFHYTANKKEGSSKDSSTSENQYASPSPCMPTELQKNFPLEQNIQLPVASDAENCNFQFSTYSIPNINLPPNCTSSSSVTSVTTDLGLGTLYASTSSEPDSPELSAHKECLQHISGSISTRVDAVRESTLHQIAYSSSSSGPNMGGQSDLRDFKLLWRFLAEKVCWQDDAIFSISKAISRCRSGNGRHCSSSLRGDIWLTFLGPDKVGKKRIASALAEIAFGTRESLISVDLGFQESVHKSNSVFEQQELERSDMEFRGKTVVDYIAGELRKKPHSVVFLQNVDKANNLVQRSLSQAIRIGKFTDSHGREISINNMIFVVTSMLTKHNRTSLSSKEPVEFPEERILKAKRYQMQILTEYAAGDASRSNGMNVRVTAQKGMSSLSSVNNKRKLTETCDSVNQEETFEMQKRVHMSRSYLDLNLPVDDLGEDVDNGDSDSDSIPENSEAWLEEFLEQVTEKVVFKPFNFDAHAGKIVKDISLQFQRMFGSDAMLEIDYEVMVQLLAAAWLSDRNKAVEEWVEQVLCRSFAEARQKYNLSARSVMKLVTCEGCFVEGKPPGMCLPARINLK; translated from the exons ATGCCGACGCCGGTCAGCGCGGCGAGACAATGCTTAACGGAGGAGGCCGCGCGTGCTCTGGAAGACGCGGTGGCCGTAGCGCGTCGGCGTAGCCACGCGCAGACGACGTCGCTCCATGCCGTCTCGGCCTTGCTGGCTCTTCCCTCCTCAACTCTCCGGGAGGCCTGCGCACGAACACGTACCGGCGCGTATTCGCCACGGCTACAGTATCGAGCGCTGGAGCTTTCCGTTGGGGTCTCCCTGGACCGCTTGCCCTCTTCATCGAAAGCCCTGGACGAGCCCCCGGTCTCAAATTCCCTCATGGCCGCGATCAAGCGGTCCCAGGCGAACCAGAGGCGCCACCCCGAGAGCTTTCACTTGCATCACCAAATCGTTCATGGCCAGCAGCAAACAACGTCGCTTTTGAAAGTCGAACTCAAGCACTTTATACTCTCCATTCTCGATGACCCGATCGTTAGTCGGGTTTTGGGTGAAGCGGGTTTCCGGAGCTGTGATCTCAAGTTAGCGATTATCCACCCTCCGGTCTCCCGGTTTTCCCGGACGCGGTTCCCGCCCGTTTTCCTCTGTAACTTGACCGACTCGGACCCGGGAAGGCGTAGTTTCAGCTTGGAGGTTTCTGGGGACGAGAATTCCAAAAGGATCGGCCAGGTATTACtgaaaaagagtgggaaaaACCCGTTACTTGTCGGAGTTTGCGCTAACGACGCGCTTCGTAGCTTTACCGAGTGTATAAACAAAGGTAAAGGGAGTGCTTTGCCATCTGAACTAGCTGGGTTGTGTGTAATCAGCGCAGAGAAGGAGATTTCCGGCTTCGTCAATGGAGGTGTGAGCGAGGACAAGATGGGGTCGAAGTTTAAGGAGTTGGGTAATGCTGTTGAGCAATCCTCGGGGCCCGGAATCATCGTGAATTTCGGCGATTTGAAGGAGTTGATCGAAGACGGTGCGTCGGGTGAAGCTGTGGGCTTTGTGGTTTCGCAATTGACGAGGCTTTTGGTGCTTAACTGTGAGAAATTGTGGTTGATGGGTGCGGCGGGGACATACGAGACTTACCTTAAGCTTCTGGGTCGGTTTCCGAGCATAGAGAAAGACTGGGATTTGCATCCCTTACCCATCACTTCGTTGCCTTTAAAGTCTGG CTTGATGGGATCCTTTGTTCCATTTGGTGGGTTCTTTTCTACAACATCTGATTTCCAACTTCCATTAAGCCGCATAAATCAATCTTTTACACGTTGTAAACTATGCACTGAAAATTATGAGCGAGAAGCTGCTGTTGTTCAGAAGGGAGGATCGACTATTTCTGTTGTTGATCAGTGCTCAGAAAGTGTTCCTTGGTTGAGAATGGCTGAACTTGACACGGGAAAGGGAGTGGATGTGACAAAG ACCAAAGATGATCCAGCAACATTGAATGCCAATATTTTAGGGCTGCAAAAGAAATGGAATGATATCTGTCAGCGTCTCCATCAAGGGCAACCTAAATTGGATATTTCCCATGCCAGCTCCCAAGTCCCATCTACTCAGGGCTTCCATTATACTGCAAATAAGAAGGAGGGAAGCAGTAAAGATTCTTCTACAAGTGAAAACCAATATGCAAGCCCAAGCCCCTGTATGCCAACAGAATTGCAAAAAAATTTTCCATTAGAACAGAACATTCAATTACCTGTGGCTTCTGATGCTGAAAATTGTAATTTTCAGTTTTCTACGTACTCTATACCCAATATAAATCTGCCCCCCAACTGCACATCATCTTCATCAGTCACTTCTGTGACCACAGACTTGGGGCTGGGAACACTTTATGCATCAACAAGTTCTGAGCCAGACAGTCCAGAGTTATCAGCTCACAAAGAATGTCTTCAGCACATTTCAGGTTCCATTTCTACCAGGGTTGATGCAGTGAGGGAAAGTACTTTGCATCAGATTGCctattcctcctcctcctctggtCCTAATATGGGAGGGCAGTCTGATCTAAGAGATTTTAAGTTGCTTTGGAGGTTTCTTGCAGAAAAGGTTTGCTGGCAAGATGACGCTATATTCTCTATTAGTAAAGCTATATCCCGCTGCAGATCTGGTAATGGAAGGCATTGTAGCTCAAGTCTCAGAGGAGACATTTGGCTTACTTTCCTTGGACCGGACAAAGTTGGAAAGAAGAGAATTGCTTCAGCACTAGCTGAGATAGCATTTGGCACCAGGGAAAGCCTAATCTCTGTGGATTTGGGTTTCCAAGAGTCGGTTCACAAATCAAACTCAGTCTTTGAACAGCAAGAACTAGAGCGTTCTGATATGGAGTTTAGAGGAAAGACTGTTGTTGATTACATTGCTGGGGAGTTAAGAAAGAAACCTCACTCGGTTGTCTTCCTTCAAAATGTAGATAAGGCTAATAATTTGGTGCAAAGGAGCTTGTCTCAGGCAATCAGGATAGGTAAATTTACAGACTCCCATGGGAGAGAAATCAGCATCAACAATATGATCTTTGTGGTAACCTCAATGTTAACAAAGCACAATAGAACTTCCCTTTCAAGTAAGGAACCTGTGGAATTTCCAGAGGAAAGAATACTCAAAGCCAAGAGATATCAAATGCAAATTTTGACTGAATATGCTGCCGGGGATGCCAGTAGAAGCAATGGCATGAATGTGAGAGTAACCGCACAAAAAGGAATGTCAAGTCTCTCGtctgtaaataataaaaggAAGCTCACTGAGACCTGTGACTCTGTGAATCAGGAAGAAACCTTTGAGATGCAGAAACGGGTGCACATGTCCAGATCCTATTTGGATTTGAATCTGCCTGTAGATGATCTGGGGGAGGACGTTGATAATGGAGACTCTGACAGTGACTCTATCCCCGAAAACTCGGAAGCTTGGTTAGAGGAGTTCCTTGAACAAGTAACTGAAAAGGTGGTCTTCAAACCGTTTAATTTTGATGCACACGCTGGGAAAATAGTGAAGGATATAAGCCTACAATTTCAGAGAATGTTTGGATCCGATGCTATGCTGGAGATTGATTATGAAGTCATGGTACAATTACTTGCAGCTGCTTGGTTATCAGACAGGAATAAAGCAGTGGAGGAATGGGTTGAGCAGGTTCTCTGCCGGAGCTTTGCCGAGGCCCGGCAGAAGTACAACCTCTCTGCTCGGTCTGTTATGAAACTAGTCACTTGTGAAGGCTGTTTTGTGGAAGGGAAGCCTCCTGGAATGTGCCTTCCTGCAAGAATTAATTTGAAGTGA